The Isorropodon fossajaponicum endosymbiont JTNG4 genome segment AACTAGTGTTGCATTTGCAAGTTGAATTCAAGCTGTTATCTTTATTTATCTTTATTTTAACCAGCCGCATAATTTGCAGTGTTGTTATAGTCTGCGGGCTTGGTGATTAGGCAGTTTGGGCTTGCATGGGTTGGTATTCTACCTTGCGTAGGTTTTGGGTGGGTTGTTTATATTTTGGGCTTCTTTTCTATAAACAACCCAAAAATATAGCATCCCTCCTATCAACATTATAAAAAAAGAAAAAAACCATAAAGGTCTATGATTAATCTTTCTATTATTCATAAGATGGTACGTCATCCAAAAGAATAAAATAGTGCCTGATATTCCTCCATTTATTATAAGTAGTGGATGATATGGAAATTCAAACAACACTCTTAAAAGTCCCAATAAAAACAAAAAAATAATTAACCAATAAAAAATAACCAAAATACAATTTAAATTTACTCATAATTAGTGAGCCCCATTAATAAGAGGAATTTCAAAATCATAACTATAATCTAGCCTCCCTCGTCTAAAGCCAAAGCCACTTTTATAAACAAAATCTCCATTAGGATTAGTGCCATAATTTGAAGCATAATCATAAACTGACGTTGTCCAACTGTTGCCTAAGTCGTAAGAGTAACTTGCTCCAGAAAGACCAAATCCAAAGATAGTTAAAGATACTTTGCTAGAAAACACAGGGTTAGAATTGCAAGAGTTATGCATATTAACCTCTAATGTTGCAGGGTCATAACTAACTTTTAAAATTCCAGCTTTAGCCTCCCATCCTGGAACTGCTACAGAATTAGGAGTCAAAGCCTTGTCAATATTCCCAACTTGCTTTGAACCATGCGTCATCACCTCATTAAACAAATACCGATAAGCCCCACTCCTCGTCCCATTCGCAAACTTACCCCCACCAATCACCTAGACTGTGCCGCCAATCACTGCATCTCTGATGGTATTGTTAATCATTTGCTGTACCTGATGAGCCTAAATAAGACCCTGCCACGCCTGATAAAAATACAGCACCAAACTTACCTCCTGCTTGAACGTAGCTAACACCGCTGGCAAGACCATGGGCGGCTAGGGTTTTCATTGAACCTGATTCCCAGCCTTTGTTGTAGGTGGTTTTTCCACCTACAGTTTTAGCCTCTCGTAACCCGCCAATACCCATAAACAATCCTGCCGTTAGTCCTGCCCCTTGTGCGGCTTTAGCACTACCTGTGGCGGCGTAGCTCATTCTTTCTACCACCGTTGCCTTGGCCATCGGTGATGGTGTCGATACTGCCTAGGTTGTCATAGTGCAAGTAGCGGGTTTGGTCGGGGGCTGGTGTCTAGACACAGCATTACTAAGCGCATCCTTTGCCAACTGAGCATTAGGCTGTTTTGACAATGCCCAACCAACAACTTGTCTTGAGCCTAAATCCAACACACTGGCTAAATAACTCCCACCTTGATAGGTTTTGATATAGGTAATATCACCAACCCAATGCGTATTAATTGATTGCTGCTCAAACACACGATTTAATAGGTTTTTTGCCTTTTTAAACATCAATCTAGTATTAGGGTAATAATGACGCTTTCTTGGGCGTATGGCAACTACATTGGCTTTTTTCATTAGCGTTGCGGTTTGGTAAATACCAATGTTATAACCTTGGTTATTCAAAACTACTCGCATTCTGCGTTTGCCATAGGTGTATCCAACTTCAATAGCAGTTTGTTTGATTAATTTAATCATAGCATTGGTGTTGTTGTTTACTCGCTTATCTTTGACTTGATAGTAATAACTACTGCGAGGAAGTTTGAGTAATGCTCATAATTCTTTAGTATTGTATTGTTGGCAAGCCTTGTTTATCTTGATAATCATATCACTTGGTGATTGTCCACAGCGAACAAGGCTGTTGCCTTTTTTAAGATTTCATTGTCCCTTTGTGCGCGCCAAAGTTGTTTCTCAAGCAGTTGTATTGTTTGTTGTTCAGAAGTCAGCGCTTTGCCTGACTCTGGTGTTTGTCCACCAAGCTCTGCTAGGTATTGTTTTCTCCATCTGCTAACTGCTGAGGAGCAAGCTCCTGATATTATCATGATTTTTTTTATTGGTGTAATTCTCATGCACCATGAGTTTGGCATAATCTAGTGTTTCCCCCTCAAGGGGGTATTGAACAGAATGTTCAACGGTAAAAGTCACTCGTTGTTTTCTTGATTTATATTGTGTCATTACTGACCTCCTTATGGTTTGTATTATAAGGCTATCTTTGTGTCCAATAAAATTAGACTATTGCAGTTTATTAGGAATAGTATCAAGCCAAACACAATCATATTGCTTGGATGAATCAATGTTCTTTATTACTTGATTACGTAATTTAGCAAATTCTTTTAAATACTTGTAAATATTGCCTCATAATATTTTATTATCTTATCCAGTTTCTAAACTTCAAACCTGCTATGTGTTTAATTTCTTTACTATTATTACTTACCCTATGAATCGTTACTTACGCATAAGTGTGTAAGTAACGATTCATAGATTGCCTTGTGTTGTTTTCAATGGACAGAATACAAGTATTTTGAGTGAATTTATCTAAATTGATTTTTTAGATTTGGCAAATACGGCTAAGTATATACTTCTTTTTCTCAAAAGAAGGTGCCAATAATAGAATTAATGCGACAGTCAACTGCTAAGATAATATACAAAGAATAATAAGTAACTGGCTTATCAGAATTTACAATATGTATTTTGTGCATATTGCCTTTTTTGATTCACTATTGTCAAATAACATATCTTTAATATGTCTTGAAATAACAAATTACTCCTTACCAAAAAAAATATCCACAATATCCTTTTGACGGCTTCACT includes the following:
- a CDS encoding DDE-type integrase/transposase/recombinase is translated as MIKLIKQTAIEVGYTYGKRRMRVVLNNQGYNIGIYQTATLMKKANVVAIRPRKRHYYPNTRLMFKKAKNLLNRVFEQQSINTHWVGDITYIKTYQGGSYLASVLDLGSRQVVGWALSKQPNAQLAKDALSNAVSRHQPPTKPATCTMTT
- a CDS encoding transposase, with protein sequence MRITPIKKIMIISGACSSAVSRWRKQYLAELGGQTPESGKALTSEQQTIQLLEKQLWRAQRDNEILKKATALFAVDNHQVI